One Triplophysa dalaica isolate WHDGS20190420 chromosome 1, ASM1584641v1, whole genome shotgun sequence DNA segment encodes these proteins:
- the adma gene encoding adrenomedullin a, with amino-acid sequence MHLILHTVFCCCLLATVAPSVNSAKYDLKRSVWPQISKRDLSLAALGTLENSQFVRPDDVKDSMMPHSSTDISVRTKRSKNSISQSRRPGCSLGTCTVHVLAHRVHDLNNRLKIGNAPPEKISPLGYGRRRRSVPVKVISLRQEGRRLRTVWSSSRLDKLEALLKRT; translated from the exons ATGCATCTGATTCTGCATACCGTCTTCTGCTGTTGCCTCCTGGCCACCGTTGCACCGAGCGTGAACAGTGCGAAGTATGACCTGAAAAGAAG TGTCTGGCCGCAGATATCAAAAAGGGATTTGAGTCTGGCTGCACTGGGGACTTTAGAAAACAGCCAATTCGTCAGACCGGACGACGTCAAGGACAGCATGATGCCACATTCTAG CACTGACATCAGCGTGAGGACGAAACGCTCCAAGAACTCCATCAGCCAGTCCAGGAGACCGGGCTGCTCGCTTGGCACCTGCACGGTGCATGTGCTGGCTCACCGCGTCCATGATCTCAACAACAGGCTCAAGATTGGGAACGCGCCCCCGGAGAAGATCAGTCCCCTGGGTTATGGCAGGAGGCGGAGATCAGTTCCAGTGAAAGTAATAAGCCTGCGACAGGAGGGCAGAAGGCTGCGGACGGTGTGGAGCAGCTCACGGCTGGACAAGCTGGAAGCGCTGCTCAAACGGACTTGA